A region of the Ciona intestinalis chromosome 12, KH, whole genome shotgun sequence genome:
ACGTTCGTTTCGTTTATTTACGTTTACACCGTtaatgttgatttttttaaatggatacaaaaaatggttttaagaAAGGCATTTAACTGTCTGTGATTTGCGCAAGATTGTACTgtcaaataggacaagaaaatagaatgaaaatgtgtcccatctccccctatCAGGTATTTACTCCATTCTCACCTGGCCTTTGTCGTGCCGATTGTCACACAGTACGACCTCCACTTTATCGCCTCCGAGCGGTCGTGGTGGATTGTCGTTGACGTCACTAATACTGATCGTCACTCGAGCGGAACTGCCTTGCTCTAGCGCCCCCGGTGACCCCGCGtacactgtgacgtcataagtgtCTTTGTCTTCCCTATCGAGCTTCCCAGCCACGGAAATCATTCCGGAAATGGGGTCGATCGCGAATTTTTTGCTCTCGTCTTTCATGAAATAACTGtgaaaatatatgttaaaaatcggttttaagattttaaagCTTTGACCCGAAGTAAACTTACGAGAAAATGTCGCCCTCGGGGTCACTGGCGGTCACGGCTCGAATGGGGAATCCTCTAATAGCGTCCTCTCGAACTAGAAAAGAGTTTAGATTTTAgaccaataaaaaaacattaaaattgaaaaaaacttttgaatatttttacctgaaaATTCGAAATTGACCTCTGTGAACTCAGGCGGTTCGTTGACGTCAGTGACGGTGATGACGAcatcagtgacgtcatccaATGCACCAAGGTACGCAAGAGAGGGGTCAAGATGGGTGTTTCTAGCTCTCACTTTGACGTGGTATTGGTGGTTAGGGGTGGTTTCATNNNNNNNNNNNNNNNNNNNNNNNNNNNNNNNNNNNNNNNNNNNNNNNNNNNNNNNNNNNNNNNNNNNNNNNNNNNNNNNNNNNNNNNNNNNNNNNNNNNNNNNNNNNNNNNNNNNNNNNNNNNNNAGGTATTTACTCCATTCTCACCTGGCCTTTGTCGTGCCGATTGTCACACAGCACGACCTCCACTTTATCGCCTCCAAGCGGTCGTGGTGGATTGTCGTTGACGTCACTAATACTGATCGTCACTCGAGCGGAACTGCCTTGCTCTAGCGCCCCTGGTGACCCCGCGtacactgtgacgtcataagtgtCTTTGTCTTCCCTATCGAGCTTCCCAGCCACGGAAATCATTCCGGAAATGGGGTCGATCGCGAATTTTTTGCTCTTGTCTTTCATGAAATAACTGTGgaaatttttggtaaaaatcgGTTTCGAGATTTTGAAGCTTTGACCCGAAGTAAACTTACGAGAAAATGTCGCCCTCGGGGTCACTGGCGGTCACAGCTCGAATGGGGAATCCTCTAATGGCGTCTTCTCGAACTGCAAAGAAGTTTAGATTTTAgaccaaattaaaataacaaaaaaagttttaaaaaaacttcgaaaaaactttattttttacctaaaaattcGAAGTTGACTTCCGTAAACTCTGGCGGTTCGTTGACGTCAGTGACGGTGATGACGAcatcagtgacgtcatccaATGCACCAAGGTACGCAAGAGAGGGGTCAAGATGGGTGTTTCTAGCTCTTACTTTAACGTGGTATTGATGGTTAGGGGTGGTCTCATAATCCAACctctgaaaaatatttttttgttaataaattaattgttttaaattttacgatgaatagttttgttttcaaattctGTGGTCTAGCTTTATCATTATGAGTTCATTCTTTTTTAAGTCGTTTCTTTTAATCGGTAATTTTCACagaatttataacattttgtcttattatagtagggtggggaaagatgggacacctttagcacatcataTCTAAATGTtctgatgttttaaacaattaacaacggtccatgggagtcgtgaggatacagttttatagttctttgaatgttctttgtttactccctAACGGGACGCGATAATCgattgaaaatgtgtcccatcttccctcaccctactatattatcgTAAAAGTAAATAGCCAACGTacctttttaacttttaagacTCCCTGGTGATCGAGTGTTTCGATGCTGAAATAAGCTGAGTCACCACCGTCCTCAATGATGTAAACACTTTGAGCATTTTCAGCTTCGTCAGCATCGGTGGTGGAGAGTCGGACAACTTCGGATCCGATTTCTGCCGAAGTTAAAAACCGTTTGAAAAAATAGTTTCAGCGagcataaacataaatttccTACTGTCTGTTCAGTTATCGAAACGAAGCTTGCAATAACAAcgaagttgttataacacgcttatggttaaaacaaaaatgtaaaaattatacatCCAAGAATTTGAACCCAGGACCCTCTAACTAAATTTTTAGATATAATAGAGTGGGGGACtaagggaagacgggacacctttagaacatattaatcaaatatcctggtcgtgtttttaacaattaacaacggtctatgggagtcgtgaggatacggttttatatttttttaaatattctttgttaactaccaaatgagacgagaaaatacagtataaaatgttgtcccatctttccccacccctattataaacaaacttaCTGCTGTCTTCtgggacacgaggtgtataaggTTCATTGATAAACACTGGTGGATTATCATTCACATCAATCACAGATATAGTAAGGGTAGTGCTGGAACTAAAACTTAGTCGAGCGTTCGGGTCGTCTCTTGCCTGTAAAATTGGGTTAGGTTTTATATTGGAATAATACCaaatgtgtattaaacagaaaatgccaaaaatatttttttttcaaaaattactTAACTGTACggatttttttggatttattatttctttgttaCACCGATGGTTTTCAGGTGTTTTGGTCAGCTTTTTgattattagtttattttacattgcTACTCTCTTCACTCGTTAATTTTCACAGAATTTAtagatttattatttgtttgttacacATTTCGTAGCAGttaatcaatttaaaatatattagggTATAGgagaaaatggaacaccttaggcacttaatatccaaataggcTGATCGTgtgttaaacatttaacaatatatatgggagtcgttaagatacgattttataacaCGCTaaattgtctttgtttactacctaaattggacgagaaaatagaataaaaatgtgtcccatctttccccaccctactatatatatatatataatttgccCTGTGCAGTTAATTGAACTTTTCAtatcattttattaattttacctGAATAACCAGCTCATAGGTGTCGCTCTCCTCTCTGTCCAAGTTTGACGTAATAGTGCTCACTGTCCCCCTCTCGTGGTGGATAATAAACTTGGTGGCAGCGTCACCTGGCGACGGGAGAACCGAGTATCTGATCTGACCGTAAGGTTGCGTCGGGTCGTCCGCGTCATGTGCTATGACGTCAGTAACCTTGGTTCCtatgttaaaaaatgctgTGTTAATTTAAGTTGCCTCGGGAGATTTAAACTCAGGATCTTCTAGTTTAAAGGAGAAGTTTTCTTACCTTAACCTCCTTGgaccatattaccccaacatacttgaaccatcttaccccaatctacttggaccattttaccccaacccacttggaccatcttaccccaacctacttgatccattttaccccaacctacttagaccatcttaccccaacatacttgaaccatcttaccccaacatactagaaccatcttaccccaacctacttgaaccatcttacccctacctacttgaaccatcttacccataCGTActtgaaccatcttaccccaacatacttGGTCAACttgggccatcttaccccaacctatttggaccatcttaccccaacccactacACAACGCTAATAACATAGGCAGCACTGGTTGAAATCAATTGTGCAACACTGCAGCAATGATACTTACCAGACGGCGATCGTTCTTTGACACGAGCATGAAGCTTTCCCGCCGAAAACTCGGGAGCGTTGTCGTTTTCGTCTAAAACGTCAATTGTTATCTCGCTTGACGGATCAAGAGGGTTTCCCATACTGTCGTGTGCGGATACCTGGAGAAAGGAGtcgtttaaatataagttgaAAGTTGCAGTTTTGAATTTACGTATTCGTATAGTACTGTATTGTTGATGGGATACAGTTAGcacctaaaaaaacacatttttcctgaataattttgaacaattaacaacgcattTTTAAATCGCGGGGTTGTGCTTTtgaattctgtaaatattctttgtttactacaaaatgtaCCGGGAAAAGTAATTGAcaacgtcccatcttacccactatatagtagggtgggggaagatgggttacctttttattctattttatcctcccttttttggtaaacaaagaacatctgaagaattataaaccgtactCTCAAGACTctcatagaacgttgttagttgtttaaaacacgatcaggatatttggatattatgtgctaatgctaaaggtgtccagtcttcccccaccctactctatatatCTTATTTTAATTAGAACGCGTGTGGACGACAAGAGATCTTGCAATCGGCAAGGGATTAGAGTAAATCTCGGATCAGTGTCATTTTAACTCGCGCAAAGGGCTTAGCTCGCTTTATTAGGCCGCAGATGTGTTAAGCAGTAGATTAAGGCGATCCTCTCATGAAGTGGATCCGCCTGCATCGATTATTGCGTCACAGATCCTGCATTATTGCGTTACAGCTTATCTCACTTCTTGGGGCGGTTAATTATTTGAAACCGTGACGTCAAAGGGGAAGTACCAGCAGCTGCGGAAGTGAAATAGTccgaaacatatttttcttgcTTGAATTAATAAAGCAGGCCGCAAATTTCAATTAAAGTCCGTCCAAGTTACTCCAAATACTTAGCGTGACGAGCGTTcgaaattaatattaatttccGATCGTTTAATATCGTACGGTCGAATGCCCGGGTGGACCGAGATGCGAACGGACTGACAGACCTTTATGAGCGTTCCCTTCCCAAAGGAGAAGTCCGTACTATTTATCATCATCTTTACGCTAATCCAATCGTGCTATTGCAAAAAATATCGACCGTACCACCATAACCCCATACTGTGTAGAACTCGCTTGTTGGCCAAGTGGGAAATGCTATTACTTAATCCCATTCAAAAGTTATTGTCCTATTAAATGGACTAATGAGTAGTTAAATGCGCGGTTACGTTCCAATTGCGCtggacaaaatgtttttaggaAGACCCTGACTGCGTTAAGATTCTGCGTCGTAAAATGGGTAATTTTGCTACAGAAACTACTTGGCCTGTAAACTAGAATACACACAAGACACCAGCgtttcccaaacttttttgctCGCGATCCTTTTTAGTCTTTTTCGTACCTTCAGTTAAAATTTTCGTACCTTTACGTTTAATAGTAAAATACAGTagtatgggggaagatgggacacttttaagttttaacttcattttctcgccccatttagtagtaaacaaagaacattgaaagatgtgccaaaggtgtcccattttcccccaccctactatatatgtagttCTCTTTGTAAAATTGGTAGTCGCGCCGAAATGCGTTACTCCAGTTTGGGAAGCTATAATTTACACTACTGGCTATTTTACACGGCcgatatgttaaaatatttgaagacGTATACTAATACAGTAGGCATACTGTACATtcatttgacattttttgtacaaaaattcGACTTACGTTAAGTTTGTATGAACTTTGCATTTCTCTATCCAGCTTTTGTNNNNNNNNNNNNNNNNNNNNNNNNNNNNNNNNNNNNNNNNNNNNNNNNNNAAGACTGACTGCGTTAGATACTGCGTCGTTAAATGGGTAATTTGCTACAGAAACTACTTGACCTGGTTCTTCGCCTGTAAACTAGAATACACACAAGACACCAGCgcttcccaaacttttttgctCGCGACCTTTTTAGtcgtctaatttttttttaaaccttcaCGTATCACGTTTAATAGTAGAATATATGAGGTTCTCTTTGTAAAATCGGTATAGTCTCGGCGACCTATGAAATTCGTTACTCCAGTTTGGGAAACTATAATTTACACTATTGGCTATTTTACACGGCcgatatgttaaaatatttgaagacGTATAGTCGTATACTAATACACTAGGCATACTGTATATTCATTTGACATTTATGCACAAAATTTGACTTACGTTAAGTTTGTATGAACTTTGCATCTCTCTATCCAGCTTTTGTTTGACGAATAAACGTCCAGTCAATGGTTCAATTTGAAACAAGGAATCAGCACCACGGCCCGATATGCTGTACACCACTGTACCAGTGAAGTTATCGTATGAAGACCGGATCTGTAATtgaaatatgtatatataacatgatataattttcatttatctctttgaatacagtaacaaagatCAAATGATTGAAACAGCGAGAatagggaattagcagcaaaacggcAGCAGTTCAAAACACGCtacaggtaaaaactacttgaggaaaaagttattttataaaaagcgtAACTGCTAAAGCTTTTGAACATTCTTATGTTGCCTATGTTCTTTAGTAGGTACATACTAAATCGACACAAAATACATATAGACTCCCACCTTTGCGATTAGTTGGTCTGGATCCCTATTTTCTTTGACCGAATATGAATTAAACACCCAGCGCCTTTGTCGGCTTCGACCGTGTGACGTCGCGTCTtgatttgtgacgtcatgtgaGTATGACATCAGTTTTCCAAAAAGTCCACGGTGTTCTACTATGCCTTCAGTCTTCGTGGATCTCAACATTGGCGTTTCAGATCTAAGCTTTAATTTCAGCAGTTTGTATTCACCATTTTCGCCGCTGTTGTATTTCAACAGAACATTTTGACTCTGAACGGCGTTTCCGGGTACTCTCAGCTTGATTTCGTATCCATAAGTCGCTACTGTAATCTTTAGCATAACTCCATCTTCGATCTCAAAAAAGTCCAAATTTCTGAAGACCTTTGGCAGTCTTAGTATTACATCTCCAGTTTGTGCAGCTTGTGGTACATGTACAGGTATCGTAGTTATTGCATTTCCAAGAGTTGCAAGCATCAGCAGCAAAGCGATCGTCTCCATGTTGTACTTTATGTTTTCGCAGTTTTAGTTTCACACTCTTATACACAACTGGTAATTAACTTTTACTTCCCTGCAAAGTGACAAGATGAAAGCTCCAGCGGTGTTAGCTTTAATGTAAGCAACGAACATCGTGTTTAGAACGCGTGGCGTCCATGATCAAATacaagaaaaaggaaaaaaggcTC
Encoded here:
- the LOC100177561 gene encoding cadherin-7 isoform X2, which produces METIALLLMLATLGNAITTIPVHVPQAAQTGDVILRLPKVFRNLDFFEIEDGVMLKITVATYGYEIKLRVPGNAVQSQNVLLKYNSGENGEYKLLKLKLRSETPMLRSTKTEGIVEHRGLFGKLMSYSHDVTNQDATSHGRSRQRRWVFNSYSVKENRDPDQLIAKIRSSYDNFTGTVVYSISGRGADSLFQIEPLTGRLFVKQKLDREMQSSYKLNVSAHDSMGNPLDPSSEITIDVLDENDNAPEFSAGKLHARVKERSPSGTKVTDVIAHDADDPTQPYGQIRYSVLPSPGDAATKFIIHHERGTVSTITSNLDREESDTYELVIQARDDPNARLSFSSSTTLTISVIDVNDNPPVFINEPYTPRVPEDSKIGSEVVRLSTTDADEAENAQSVYIIEDGGDSAYFSIETLDHQGVLKVKKRLDYETTPNHQYHVKVRARNTHLDPSLAYLGALDDVTDVVITVTDVNEPPEFTEVNFEFLVREDAIRGFPIRAVTASDPEGDIFSYFMKDESKKFAIDPISGMISVAGKLDREDKDTYDVTVYAGSPGALEQGSSARVTISISDVNDNPPRPLGGDKVEVVLCDNRHDKGQILYPSIKFSDPDSESNGAPFKFYSTDDDNYKHFEIINNNDGSANLRTVHKGYSSSIREYKLPFIVEDNGRPKLNASYTITVRACQCTDDGEELCDVIALTGALPFEMLLVILAVVVLLLVFVVVLITVRRRRHNRAELLLKASISSSEDDVRENIITYNEEGGGEEDTAAFDLSALQRDYCSSSSGSQVKHRLDFSSPPSTKVSTVPPYVPNLNGVSPDIRDFIIDRKSAEDQDDAKLAFDSLQIYAYEGEGSDAGSLSSLASGSDDSEQNYDYLRDWGPRFDRLANIYGSGRPQLSDGETRTPSPANSHLSSRGTMGRRKTAL
- the LOC100177561 gene encoding cadherin-7 isoform X1, producing the protein METIALLLMLATLGNAITTIPVHVPQAAQTGDVILRLPKVFRNLDFFEIEDGVMLKITVATYGYEIKLRVPGNAVQSQNVLLKYNSGENGEYKLLKLKLRSETPMLRSTKTEGIVEHRGLFGKLMSYSHDVTNQDATSHGRSRQRRWVFNSYSVKENRDPDQLIAKIRSSYDNFTGTVVYSISGRGADSLFQIEPLTGRLFVKQKLDREMQSSYKLNVSAHDSMGNPLDPSSEITIDVLDENDNAPEFSAGKLHARVKERSPSGTKVTDVIAHDADDPTQPYGQIRYSVLPSPGDAATKFIIHHERGTVSTITSNLDREESDTYELVIQARDDPNARLSFSSSTTLTISVIDVNDNPPVFINEPYTPRVPEDSKIGSEVVRLSTTDADEAENAQSVYIIEDGGDSAYFSIETLDHQGVLKVKKRLDYETTPNHQYHVKVRARNTHLDPSLAYLGALDDVTDVVITVTDVNEPPEFTEVNFEFSVREDAIRGFPIRAVTASDPEGDIFSYFMKDESKKFAIDPISGMISVAGKLDREDKDTYDVTVYAGSPGALEQGSSARVTISISDVNDNPPRPLGGDKVEVVLCDNRHDKGQILYPSIKFSDPDSESNGAPFKFYSTDDDNYKHFEIINNNDGSANLRTVHKGYSSSIREYKLPFIVEDNGRPKLNASYTITVRACQCTDDGEELCDVIALTGALPFEMLLVILAVVVLLLVFVVVLITVRRRRHNRAELLLKASISSSEDDVRENIITYNEEGGGEEDTAAFDLSALQRDYCSSSSGSQVKHRLDFSSPPSTKVSTVPPYVPNLNGVSPDIRDFIIDRKSAEDQDDAKLAFDSLQIYAYEGEGSDAGSLSSLASGSDDSEQNYDYLRDWGPRFDRLANIYGSGRPQLSDGETRTPSPANSHLSSRGTMGRRKTAL
- the LOC100177561 gene encoding cadherin-7 isoform X3, encoding METIALLLMLATLGNAITTIPVHVPQAAQTGDVILRLPKVFRNLDFFEIEDGVMLKITVATYGYEIKLRVPGNAVQSQNVLLKYNSGENGEYKLLKLKLRSETPMLRSTKTEGIVEHRGLFGKLMSYSHDVTNQDATSHGRSRQRRWVFNSYSVKENRDPDQLIAKIRSSYDNFTGTVVYSISGRGADSLFQIEPLTGRLFVKQKLDREMQSSYKLNVSAHDSMGNPLDPSSEITIDVLDENDNAPEFSAGKLHARVKERSPSGTKVTDVIAHDADDPTQPYGQIRYSVLPSPGDAATKFIIHHERGTVSTITSNLDREESDTYELVIQARDDPNARLSFSSSTTLTISVIDVNDNPPVFINEPYTPRVPEDSKIGSEVVRLSTTDADEAENAQSVYIIEDGGDSAYFSIETLDHQGVLKVKKRLDYETTPNHQYHVKVRARNTHLDPSLAYLGALDDVTDVVITVTDVNEPPEFTEVNFEFLVREDAIRGFPIRAVTASDPEGDIFSYFMKDKSKKFAIDPISGMISVAGKLDREDKDTYDVTVYAGSPGALEQGSSARVTISISDVNDNPPRPLGGDKVEVVLCDNRHDKGQILYPSIKFSDPDSESNGAPFKFYSTDDDNYKHFEIINNNDGSANLRTVHKGYSSSIREYKLPFIVEDNGRPKLNASYTITVRACQCTDDGEELCDVIALTGALPFEMLLVILAVVVLLLVFVVVLITVRRRRHNRAELLLKASISSSEDDVRENIITYNEEGGGEEDTAAFDLSALQRDYCSSSSGSQVKHRLDFSSPPSTKVSTVPPYVPNLNGVSPDIRDFIIDRKSAEDQDDAKLAFDSLQIYAYEGEGSDAGSLSSLASGSDDSEQNYDYLRDWGPRFDRLANIYGSGRPQLSDGETRTPSPANSHLSSRGTMGRRKTAL